In Erpetoichthys calabaricus chromosome 4, fErpCal1.3, whole genome shotgun sequence, one genomic interval encodes:
- the LOC114651028 gene encoding olfactory receptor 2AT4-like, which produces MPQMNGSLITATEFIIGGIPGLESYEKELFALFLIIYIFTLLGNVCVIVLIVADRRLHTPMYFFIANLSLVDLVTTTTVSPKMLSAFLLHDNIISYSACFLQMYVFLSSECTVCFMLAVMAFDRYVAICNPLRYSSIITNKTCILLAGCTWLSGFSFPAVSVYQTLHLQFCGPYTIPYCFCDFPPVLLLACSDTSAVIQLGLTLALVGINFPFVFVIASYAKILISILKIASRDGRRKAFLTCSSHLLSVFTFYASSAFMYALVRSEAVSLQARTLITLSYAVFLPMINPLIYSFRNKDIKNAMGKLLYGSVSPFP; this is translated from the coding sequence atgcCACAAATGAACGGATCCTTAATCACAGCTACAGAGTTTATTATTGGTGGAATCCCTGGTCTtgaaagttatgaaaaagaattgtttgctttatttttgatcatttatatatttacctTATTAGGAAACGTATGTGTTATCGTTCTGATCGTGGCTGACCGCAGGTTGCACACTCCTATGTACTTTTTTATCGCTAATTTGTCTCTTGTCGATTTAGTGACCACGACAACAGTGAGTCCGAAAATGTTATCCGCGTTCCTGCTTCACGACAACATAATTTCATATTCGGCGTGTTTCCTACAGATGTATGTCTTTCTGTCGTCGGAGTGCACGGTTTGTTTCATGCTGGCGGTGATGGCATTTGACCGTTATGTCGCAATATGCAACCCCTTGCGTTACAGCAGCATTATAACTAATAAGACATGCATTCTGCTAGCCGGCTGTACTTGGTTGTCAGGTTTTAGCTTCCCGGCAGTCTCGGTTTATCAGACTCTTCATCTGCAATTCTGTGGACCATACACGATTCCTTATTGCTTCTGCGACTTTCCCCCCGTGTTGCTGCTGGCATGTTCGGACACCAGCGCAGTCATCCAGCTCGGACTTACTCTTGCGCTAGTAGGAATCAACTTCCCATTTGTGTTCGTGATTGCTTCTTATGCGAAAATCTTAATCTCGATTCTTAAAATTGCATCTAGAGATGGTCGGCGGAAAGCTTTTCTTACGTGCAGCTCACATCTGCTTTCGGTCTTTACCTTTTACGCGTCCAGCGCTTTTATGTACGCACTCGTCAGATCTGAAGCAGTTTCTCTCCAGGCAAGAACGCTCATCACTCTGTCATACGCTGTATTTTTACCCATGATTAACCCCTtgatttatagctttagaaataaagacattaaaaatgctatggGGAAACTGTTGTATGGATCTGTAAGTCCTTTCCCCTAA
- the LOC114651029 gene encoding olfactory receptor 6N1-like, translating to MGSSNQTITTISEFIVNGFSGLQDEQSQIIIFVLLLVIYIIVLLGNLSILILIKLDEALHTPMYMLISVLACVDICIPSVTVPKMLTNFVFHTKAILFGSCLTQMVFYIGIGTMESFLLMVMAYDRYVAICNPLHYPTIMTTNHIVKLCFLCWIGGMMTPMVPLYLALRLPFCGPNIVLHSFCDYSAVVRLACADVTLNAIVSLTIAMSVLLIPLAFIVFSYFKIIRSVLKVASSEGRRKAFSTCAAHLFVITIFYLVAVFVFISYRISGFSADTRIMAAVLQNLIPPMVNPVIYCLKTKDIQKSFFRLLHRRKVTKNDN from the coding sequence ATGGGATCCTCCAATCAAACAATCACTACCATTTCTGAATTTATCGTCAATGGGTTTTCTGGACTGCAGGATGAACAATCCCAAATCATAATTTTTGTGTTACTTCTTGTCATTTATATAATTGTGTTACTGGGAAATCTCTCAATTTTAATCCTAATCAAACTAGATGAGGCTCTTCATACACCCATGTACATGCTTATTAGTGTTTTAGCATGTGTTGATATATGCATTCCTTCTGTGACTGTGCCAAAAATGTTGACTAATTTTGTATTCCACACCAAAGCCATACTTTTTGGATCCTGTCTCACTCAAATGGTTTTCTATATTGGCATTGGTACAATGGAATCCTTTCTACTTATGGTCATGGCATATGACCGGTATGTAGCAATATGCAATCCCTTACACTATCCAACCATAATGACGACAAATCATATTGTGAAATTATGCTTCTTATGTTGGATCGGTGGCATGATGACCCCAATGGTGCCTTTGTATCTTGCTTTAAGGTTACCCTTTTGTGGACCCAATATAGTTTTGCACTCATTTTGTGATTATTCAGCAGTGGTCAGGCTAGCTTGTGCTGATGTCACTTTAAATGCCATTGTTTCATTGACCATAGCCATGTCAGTGTTGTTAATTCCTTTAGCTTTTATagtcttttcttattttaaaataattaggtCTGTTCTTAAAGTGGCTTCTTCCGAAGGACGGCGAAAGGCATTTTCCACTTGCGCTGCCCACTTGTTTGTTATCACCATTTTCTACCTTGTTGCAgtgtttgtctttatttcttaTAGAATCTCAGGGTTCTCTGCTGATACACGCATTATGGCAGCAGTGCTCCAGAATCTGATACCTCCCATGGTGAACCCTGTCATCTACTGCCTGAAAacaaaagacattcagaaaagttTTTTCAGACTTCTTCACCGAAGAAAAGTAACAAAGAATGATAATTAA